The genome window CGACTACGACAAGGGAACCTTAACGCCTAGAATCATCCAAGAAGTTTCACGGATCTGCCTGGAGAAAAAAAAGATCGTAACGGTCGATCCTCAGGTCAGTCATTTTTTTCTTTACCAAGGTGTGAGTATTCTGACTCCGAATCATCACGAAGCCGGTAAGGCGATCGGAAAAAAATTAGAAAACGATTCCGAGGTTTTAAAAGCCGCCGAAGAAATCTCCGAAAAACTTTCCTGTCCTTCTCTTATGATTACGAGAGGGGAAAAGGGAATGAGTTTGTATTTGGCCGCAAAAAAAGAAATCTTTCATATTCCCACGGTTGCGCGCGAGGTATTCGACGTAACCGGAGCGGGAGACACGGTCATCAGCGCTTACACTGCCTATCACGCGGCGGGACTAAGCGAACTCGATGCGAGTATCGTTTCAAACGCCGCGGCTGGAGTAGTCGTCGGAAAACTCGGAGCGGAAACGGTCACCCCCGACGAACTCGAAGCCTCACTTCAATCTAGGGGAAGTTTTCAAAAGTAAGAATGGACTTAAAGACTCATATCATTCCCTGGGATCAAGCGGCAAGTTTTGCGGACACCATCCGCAAAGACCGGAAAATCGTTTTTACCAACGGCTGTTTCGACTTGGTTCACAAAGGTCATATCACCTATCTTTCCCAGGCTCGGGAACTCGGAGATTTTCTCTGGGTTGGAGTCAATGCGGATTCTTCCGTGAAACGATTGAAAGGAGAACAAAGACCTGTCGTCGGAGAGGACGATCGAGCGCTTCTTCTTTCCAACCTGAGATTTGTGGATGCGGTAACGATTTTTCCGCAAGACACTCCGCTGGATCTGATTCGACTCGTCAAACCCGCAGTTCACGTCAAAGGCGGGGATTACAAGGCGGAGGATCTTCCCGAAACTCCGGTCGTTCGTCAATTCGGGGGAGAAGTCAAAATCTTGCCGTTCGTACCCGGAAAATCCACCTCGCTCCTCATCGAGAAAATCCTGAAACTCTAAAACGAAGTCCTGAACTTTTTTTGGAGACAGAATTCTCGGAAATTCCTGTTTGAATTTCAAGAAACACTAAAAAACTCTGTTCTGAAAGGCGGGAATGCAAGTTGTCGAGAACTAAGTTTATCTTCGTAACGGGAGGGGTGAGTTCCTCACTGGGAAAAGGAGTCACGGTCGCGGCTCTGGGTTGTTTGTTGGAAAGCAGAGGTTATACGGTTTCCCTTCAAAAAATGGACCCTTATATCAATATCGATCCGGGAACGATGAGTCCGTATCAGCATGGAGAAGTTTACGTAACCGCCGACGGAGCCGAAACCGATTTGGATCTCGGTTACTACGAACGTTTTACACATTCCAAATTGACACGGAAGAACTCCGTATCCACCGGTCAGATTTATAATACCGTCATTCAAAGAGAAAGAAAGGGAGACTATCTCGGTCGTACGGTGCAGGTCGTTCCTCATATCACGAACGAAATCCGTAATCGGATGTACATCGTAGCTCGGGAAGAAAATCCCGACTTTATCATCGTCGAAATCGGAGGAACCGTCGGAGACATCGAATCCATTCCGTTTTTGGAAGCGATCCGTCAGATGCGTTACGAACACGGAAGTTCCAACGTCTTATTCGTTCACCTAACCTTGGTTCCCACGATCACCGCCGCCGGGGAAGCCAAAACCAAACCGACGCAACATTCCGTCAAAGAACTTCTTGGACTCGGAATTCAACCGGACATTCTCGTCTGCCGCGTTTCCCAACCGATGACCAAGGAAATGAAGAATAAACTTTCCCTCTTTTGCAACGTGAAGGAGGAAAACGTAATCTCCGCAAGCGACATCTCCACGTCCATCTACGAAATTCCCAAAATGTATAAGGAAGAAAAACTCGACGAGGTCGTTCTCAAAACGATGGGAATGGAACTTAGAACTTCCAACTTCAACGAATGGGATTCGATGGTCAAAGGACTTCTTACCACGAAACAAACCGTTCAAGTCGCCGTTGTCGGAAAATATATTTCCTTACAAGACGCATATCGTTCCATTTATGAAAGTCTATCGCACGGAGGAATCGCACACGATACGAAAGTAGAATTCGTAAAGATCGATCCCGAAAATCTGGATAAGGACAACGTGGAAGCTTCTCTGAAAAACGTTCAAGGGATTCTGGTTCCCGGAGGATTCGGAGATCGAGGAATCGAGGGAAAAATTCTCGCGATCCAGTATGCAAGAACCAAAGGAATCCCTTTTTTCGGAATCTGTCTCGGAATGCAATGCGCGGTGGTGGAATATGGAAGAAACGTTCTGGGACTCAAGGACGCAAACTCTACCGAAATCAGACCGGACACCGAACATCCCGTGATCTCCCTTTTAGAAGAACAAAACGACATCGAACAGATGGGCGGAACGATGAGACTCGGTTCGTATCCCTGCAAGATCAAAAAAGATACGCTTACATACAACGAATACAAATCGGAACTGATCCACGAACGACACAGACATAGATTCGAGTTCACCAACCGCTATAAACAACAATATGAGGAAAACGGAATGGTTATCGCGGGAACTTCTCCCGACGACAACCTCGTCGAAATCGTGGAAATTCGCCAACATGACTGGTTTATCGGAGTTCAATTCCATCCGGAATTTCAATCCAAACCGACTGCGCCGCATCCTTTATTCGCTGGATTTATCCGTGCCGCCGTGAAATACTCAAAGAAAGGAACATCATGAGAGACAATACCTGCACCAAGAGAGATTTTCTAAACGGAAGTAAGATCGGGGGAGACGAACCTTTCTTTTTGATCTCCGGTCCCTGCGTTATGGAGAATCGAGATCTGCTGGATCGTGTCTGCGCCGAGATGATCGAAATCTGCGCCGAACTCAAAATTCCTTATATCTTCAAAAGCAGTTTCGATAAAGCGAATCGTTCCTCGGTGAATTCTTACAGAGGTCCGGGACTTGCGGAAGGTATTAAAAATTTAGAATATATCAAAAACAAGTACAACGTTCCGGTTCTTACCGACATTCACGAAACGCATCAGATCGCACCCTTAAAGGACGTAATCGACGTTTATCAAATCCCCGCATTTCTTTGCAGACAAACCGATCTTATCGCCGAATCCGCAAAAACGGGAAAATGGGTGAACGTGAAGAAGGGTCAGTTCTTAGCTCCCGCAGACACTCGTCACATCGCGGTTAAGATGAAAGAATCCGGAAGCGACAAATGTCTCGTGACCGAACGGGGAACTAGTTTCGGTTACGGAAATCTCATCTTTGACGGAAGAGCGGTCCCGATCATTCACGGATTCGACATTCCGGTCGTGTTCGACGCGACCCATTCGGCTCAGCTTCCGGGAGCGGCGGGCAACAGCACGGGCGGACAAAGAGAATTCATACCGAGCGTCCTTCGTTCCGCCGTTTCTCTTGGAATCGAAGGAATCTTTATGGAAGTCCATCCCGATCCTGAAAAAGCACTTTCGGATGCGACGACTCAATATCCGCTTTCCGAAATCAAATCTCTACTCAAAGAAATGATCGGACTGGATCGTTATATCAAAAAAGAGATCCTCGTTTCCAGACCTCGATCGTAACCGGTTCTTTCCATGAAACGCAACACAGGCAATCTGCTTCGGATTTTTTTCCTACTGATCGCCTGTGGATTGTCTTCGTTTCTTTTCGCGAATTGCAAAAAAGTAAATTACGAAAGAGTGGAGAAGGAACGGGAAAGCGGAGCTAACGTTTCCATACGCAACTTCAAACGGGAAGCATACGACGCCCAAGGACAACTCCAGTGGGAACTGCGCGCGGAAGAATCCTACGTTTACGTGAACGATAATAAAACGATCTTTTACAACATCGATTTCGATCAGTACGAAGGCGGAAAATTCAAATCCAAACTTCTCGCCGAAAAAGGGGAGATCAATCACAAGACAAGATTGATGATTCTGGAAGGAAAAATTTTCTTACGAACCGAAGACAACAAAACCCTCATTGCCAAAACGATGGAATACAATATGGATACGAAAAAACTCGTCTCCGATTCGGAAGTGACCGTAAGCGCGGACGGAACCACGATCCGAGGAATCGGCCTTCGCGCAGACAAGGATTTGAATAAGTTCACGATTCTAAAACCGAGCGCGATCACACAGGGAGGCACCAATCCGCTCAAAGCGGCCGGTTCTCCATGATTCGAAAATTTATATTCTCCATTTTAATCGTCTTTGCGTTTTTACCGTATTACGGAAACGTAAAACCTCCGATTCCTATCGGAAGCGAAACCGCGGACAGAAAGCTCGTCAACGTTCTTCCGGAAAATCCGGAAAAGAAAAACACAACTCCGAACTTCGCGACTCTTTGGGGAGGATCTTCTTTGACGCAGGAAGACAAAACGATTTCCGGTTTGAAAGTCACCGCATTTATCCTCGAAGGGGGCGCGTGGATTCAACACAAAAAAGTAAAACTCTCCGCAAACCAAATCGAAGTCTTGGGTAAGGACGCGTTTAAGGGATTTTTACGCGGAGGAGTTGTCGTTCAAGACGGAGACAACGGAGTCACGCTGCGCGCAGGAACGGGAGAATACGATAAGTTCGAAGAAAAGGTATTTATCAAAGATCGTCCGCGGCTTTTCCATACGGATAAAAGCGGAGTCAAAACCGTAATTTCCGCGACGTTTATCGAAAGAAATCTCGCCAAGAAAACGACTCTACTTAAGGAAAACGTAATCATCGCACATCCGCAAATCACCATTCTTTGTAAGGAAGCGGTTTTTGACGAGGATGGCGATAAGATCACTACCGATCCCGATCCGATTCTCATCGCAAAGGACCGCTATCTCACCGGAAAGGAACTTACATTCTACACGAATAGCAACAAAGTGGAGTTAACCGGAGAAAGTATTCTTTTTCAAAATTATACCGAAACGGAAACGGTGGAAAACAAGGACAAAAAGGATTCTCCGAACGCCGAAGAAAAGATCAAACGCGAAGTCACTCGAGTCGCGATTCTCAAAGGCGATCAGATCGTAAGCGATAAGGACGAAACCGGAGAAACCAGGGTCGGCCTGTACGGAAACGCCACCTTGTATCGACGCAATCTAAAAATGAATGCCGAAAAGTTAGTCAGCTACGGCAAAAATTCCTCTAAGATCGAAGCCAGAAATCAGATCACGGTTCACGATCGGGAAAACCGATTGATCC of Leptospira sanjuanensis contains these proteins:
- the rfaE1 gene encoding D-glycero-beta-D-manno-heptose-7-phosphate kinase, whose translation is MYYLDRNRFQSSTANLKNLKIIVIGDFILDEYLIGEVNRISPEAPVPVVWVRKEKITLGGAGNVVKNLSSLGVQSIVLGRAGKDEKAKSLIGLLEKENTDIGRNFFIRSEDVPTILKTRVIAGHQQVCRIDKEELKPITKKEEDELLQAFLERIDSANAVVLSDYDKGTLTPRIIQEVSRICLEKKKIVTVDPQVSHFFLYQGVSILTPNHHEAGKAIGKKLENDSEVLKAAEEISEKLSCPSLMITRGEKGMSLYLAAKKEIFHIPTVAREVFDVTGAGDTVISAYTAYHAAGLSELDASIVSNAAAGVVVGKLGAETVTPDELEASLQSRGSFQK
- the rfaE2 gene encoding D-glycero-beta-D-manno-heptose 1-phosphate adenylyltransferase, giving the protein MDLKTHIIPWDQAASFADTIRKDRKIVFTNGCFDLVHKGHITYLSQARELGDFLWVGVNADSSVKRLKGEQRPVVGEDDRALLLSNLRFVDAVTIFPQDTPLDLIRLVKPAVHVKGGDYKAEDLPETPVVRQFGGEVKILPFVPGKSTSLLIEKILKL
- a CDS encoding CTP synthase gives rise to the protein MSRTKFIFVTGGVSSSLGKGVTVAALGCLLESRGYTVSLQKMDPYINIDPGTMSPYQHGEVYVTADGAETDLDLGYYERFTHSKLTRKNSVSTGQIYNTVIQRERKGDYLGRTVQVVPHITNEIRNRMYIVAREENPDFIIVEIGGTVGDIESIPFLEAIRQMRYEHGSSNVLFVHLTLVPTITAAGEAKTKPTQHSVKELLGLGIQPDILVCRVSQPMTKEMKNKLSLFCNVKEENVISASDISTSIYEIPKMYKEEKLDEVVLKTMGMELRTSNFNEWDSMVKGLLTTKQTVQVAVVGKYISLQDAYRSIYESLSHGGIAHDTKVEFVKIDPENLDKDNVEASLKNVQGILVPGGFGDRGIEGKILAIQYARTKGIPFFGICLGMQCAVVEYGRNVLGLKDANSTEIRPDTEHPVISLLEEQNDIEQMGGTMRLGSYPCKIKKDTLTYNEYKSELIHERHRHRFEFTNRYKQQYEENGMVIAGTSPDDNLVEIVEIRQHDWFIGVQFHPEFQSKPTAPHPLFAGFIRAAVKYSKKGTS
- the kdsA gene encoding 3-deoxy-8-phosphooctulonate synthase gives rise to the protein MRDNTCTKRDFLNGSKIGGDEPFFLISGPCVMENRDLLDRVCAEMIEICAELKIPYIFKSSFDKANRSSVNSYRGPGLAEGIKNLEYIKNKYNVPVLTDIHETHQIAPLKDVIDVYQIPAFLCRQTDLIAESAKTGKWVNVKKGQFLAPADTRHIAVKMKESGSDKCLVTERGTSFGYGNLIFDGRAVPIIHGFDIPVVFDATHSAQLPGAAGNSTGGQREFIPSVLRSAVSLGIEGIFMEVHPDPEKALSDATTQYPLSEIKSLLKEMIGLDRYIKKEILVSRPRS
- the lptC gene encoding LPS export ABC transporter periplasmic protein LptC, which produces MKRNTGNLLRIFFLLIACGLSSFLFANCKKVNYERVEKERESGANVSIRNFKREAYDAQGQLQWELRAEESYVYVNDNKTIFYNIDFDQYEGGKFKSKLLAEKGEINHKTRLMILEGKIFLRTEDNKTLIAKTMEYNMDTKKLVSDSEVTVSADGTTIRGIGLRADKDLNKFTILKPSAITQGGTNPLKAAGSP
- a CDS encoding LptA/OstA family protein: MIRKFIFSILIVFAFLPYYGNVKPPIPIGSETADRKLVNVLPENPEKKNTTPNFATLWGGSSLTQEDKTISGLKVTAFILEGGAWIQHKKVKLSANQIEVLGKDAFKGFLRGGVVVQDGDNGVTLRAGTGEYDKFEEKVFIKDRPRLFHTDKSGVKTVISATFIERNLAKKTTLLKENVIIAHPQITILCKEAVFDEDGDKITTDPDPILIAKDRYLTGKELTFYTNSNKVELTGESILFQNYTETETVENKDKKDSPNAEEKIKREVTRVAILKGDQIVSDKDETGETRVGLYGNATLYRRNLKMNAEKLVSYGKNSSKIEARNQITVHDRENRLILSGNVLDYFKNDQYIHLTDSGKIDFLDKKTDAITSTITAVEFERFMDKNETVIRGNVLIEGKDSSATGEYATYFEKEEKVYLEGNPMLRKNGRDIHAGRIIFFPREGRALLTDGIVPGK